A genomic region of Microbacterium schleiferi contains the following coding sequences:
- a CDS encoding cation diffusion facilitator family transporter produces MSASGGNRAIIAAFLANMGIALSKFAAWFFSGSASMLAEAIHSVADSGNQLLLLLGGRQSRRAADAEHPFGYGRERYVYAFVVSIILFSVGGLFSIYEGVDKLTHPHELENVWLPVLVLFIAIGLESYSLRTAVHESNLVRAKGQSWVSFVRHAKAPELPVVLLEDVAALTGLVFALFGVGMTWLTGNPVFDAIGTLMIGTLLILVAITLGIETKSLLVGEGATRADRDRIVAAIDSGDEIERVIHLKTLYLGPDELMVAGKLGFTSDKTLGEVATDIDAIEARIREVVPIARVIYFEPDIYHAPTDPASDAVTAEVSASDRTDARP; encoded by the coding sequence ATGAGTGCATCGGGCGGTAACCGCGCCATCATTGCGGCGTTCCTCGCGAACATGGGGATCGCGCTGTCGAAGTTCGCGGCGTGGTTCTTCTCCGGATCCGCATCGATGCTCGCCGAGGCGATCCACTCGGTCGCCGATTCGGGCAACCAGCTGCTGCTTCTGCTGGGCGGGCGGCAGTCGCGGCGCGCGGCGGATGCCGAGCATCCGTTCGGCTACGGCCGCGAGCGCTACGTGTACGCCTTCGTCGTCTCGATCATCCTGTTCTCGGTCGGCGGGCTGTTCTCGATCTACGAGGGCGTCGACAAACTCACGCATCCCCACGAGCTCGAGAACGTGTGGTTGCCCGTCCTCGTCCTGTTCATTGCGATCGGCCTGGAGTCGTATTCGCTGCGAACTGCCGTGCATGAGAGCAACCTCGTGCGCGCCAAAGGGCAGTCGTGGGTCTCGTTCGTGCGCCATGCGAAGGCGCCGGAGCTGCCGGTCGTTCTGCTCGAGGACGTCGCGGCGCTGACGGGCCTCGTCTTCGCCCTGTTCGGAGTGGGCATGACGTGGCTGACGGGTAACCCCGTCTTCGATGCCATCGGCACCCTCATGATCGGCACGCTGCTGATCCTGGTCGCGATCACGCTCGGCATCGAAACCAAGAGCCTGCTCGTCGGCGAGGGCGCCACACGCGCCGACCGGGACCGCATCGTCGCCGCGATCGACAGCGGCGACGAGATCGAGCGCGTCATCCACCTGAAGACGCTCTATCTCGGCCCCGACGAGCTCATGGTCGCCGGCAAGCTCGGGTTCACCTCCGACAAGACGCTCGGCGAGGTCGCCACCGACATCGATGCCATCGAGGCCCGCATCCGGGAGGTCGTCCCCATCGCCCGTGTCATCTATTTCGAGCCCGACATCTACCACGCCCCGACCGATCCGGCTTCGGATGCCGTGACGGCCGAGGTCTCGGCATCCGACCGCACCGATGCTCGTCCCTGA
- a CDS encoding LLM class F420-dependent oxidoreductase, with amino-acid sequence MEYCIFTEPQQGFSYTQQLASAQAAERLGFDGWFRSDHYLAMGEGDPLPGPTDAWTTLAGLARETERVRLGTLVSPVTFRHPGILAIQVAQVDEMSGGRAELGLGAGWFEREHEAYGIPFPGRRFDLFEEQLEVITGLWQTREGEAFQHEGRAYRLTDSPALPKPVQQPVPIIIGGGGPRRTPALAARFATEFNIGFQPEDRVAEAFDRVRQACVEAGRDPASLTLSVALPTVVGHDDASLNRRLAAIGQQRSGDESAAMFFGGPDEIVPKVERLAALGATRIYFQQVNLTDLDQLDELGASILPQLPR; translated from the coding sequence ATGGAATACTGCATCTTCACCGAACCGCAGCAGGGCTTCTCGTATACGCAGCAGCTGGCAAGCGCGCAAGCGGCAGAGCGGCTCGGGTTCGACGGCTGGTTCCGGTCTGATCACTACCTCGCCATGGGCGAGGGTGACCCGCTTCCCGGTCCCACGGATGCCTGGACGACTCTTGCGGGACTAGCTCGCGAGACAGAGCGGGTGCGCCTGGGTACTCTCGTCTCCCCCGTGACCTTCCGCCACCCCGGGATCCTCGCGATCCAGGTCGCGCAGGTCGATGAGATGTCAGGCGGACGCGCTGAGCTCGGCCTCGGGGCCGGATGGTTCGAGCGCGAGCACGAGGCCTACGGCATCCCGTTTCCCGGGCGGCGATTCGACCTGTTCGAAGAGCAGCTTGAGGTGATCACGGGACTGTGGCAGACCCGCGAGGGCGAGGCGTTCCAGCACGAGGGCCGCGCCTACCGGCTGACTGACTCACCGGCACTTCCCAAGCCCGTGCAGCAGCCGGTTCCGATCATCATCGGCGGTGGTGGCCCGCGGCGCACACCCGCGCTGGCGGCGCGGTTTGCCACCGAGTTCAACATCGGCTTCCAGCCCGAGGATCGGGTTGCCGAGGCCTTCGACCGCGTTCGTCAGGCGTGCGTCGAGGCGGGGCGGGACCCGGCATCCCTCACGCTATCGGTGGCCCTCCCGACGGTGGTCGGTCACGACGATGCGAGCCTGAACCGGCGCCTCGCGGCGATCGGCCAGCAGAGGTCCGGCGACGAGAGCGCTGCGATGTTCTTCGGCGGTCCGGACGAGATCGTTCCCAAGGTCGAGCGCCTGGCCGCGCTCGGCGCCACCCGCATCTACTTCCAGCAGGTGAATCTGACCGACCTCGACCAGCTCGATGAGCTCGGAGCCAGCATCCTTCCCCAGCTTCCCCGGTAG
- a CDS encoding nucleoside deaminase, translated as MTHADTDRLAMSRALQLAQEAGAAGEVPVGAVILDETGAVIGAGRNLREATTDPTAHAEIIAMREAARVRGSWNLEGCTLVVTLEPCLMCAGALLQAHISRLVFGAWDDKAGAAGSLYDVVRDRRLPVRAEVIGGVEADAAASVLRDFFADRRES; from the coding sequence GTGACCCATGCCGACACCGACCGTTTGGCGATGAGTCGCGCGCTCCAGCTGGCACAAGAGGCCGGGGCAGCGGGCGAGGTCCCCGTCGGCGCCGTCATCCTCGACGAGACGGGCGCGGTCATCGGCGCAGGCCGCAACCTCCGTGAGGCGACAACCGATCCGACAGCCCACGCCGAGATCATCGCGATGCGCGAGGCGGCCCGGGTTAGGGGCTCCTGGAATCTCGAGGGATGCACCCTCGTCGTGACCCTCGAGCCGTGTCTCATGTGCGCCGGCGCCCTCCTGCAGGCTCATATCTCCCGGCTGGTGTTCGGCGCCTGGGACGACAAGGCGGGAGCCGCCGGCTCGCTCTACGATGTCGTGCGCGATCGTCGGCTGCCGGTTCGCGCGGAGGTCATCGGCGGCGTCGAGGCTGACGCCGCCGCATCCGTACTGCGCGACTTCTTCGCCGACCGCCGCGAGTCCTGA
- the upp gene encoding uracil phosphoribosyltransferase: MRLHVADHPLITHKLTVLRDKRTTSPVFRQLTEELVTLLAYEATRNVRVSEITIHTPVTETTGVKISEPRPIVVPILRAGLGMLDGMVKLLPTAEVGFLGMVRNEETLEPTTYAERLPADLSDRQCFVLDPMLATGGSLGMAIEFLFDRGAQDVTAICLLGAPEGVAAIEKQVDGRDVTLVLGAMDERLNERGYIVPGLGDAGDRLYGTV, from the coding sequence ATGCGCTTGCACGTTGCCGATCACCCGCTCATCACGCACAAGCTCACCGTCCTGCGGGACAAGCGGACGACCTCACCGGTCTTCCGGCAGCTGACCGAAGAGCTCGTGACTCTCCTGGCCTACGAGGCAACCCGCAACGTCCGGGTCTCAGAGATCACCATCCACACCCCCGTGACCGAGACGACCGGCGTCAAGATCAGCGAACCGCGCCCGATCGTGGTCCCCATCCTGCGCGCGGGCCTCGGCATGCTCGACGGGATGGTCAAGCTGCTCCCCACCGCCGAGGTCGGGTTCCTCGGCATGGTGCGCAATGAAGAGACCCTCGAGCCCACGACCTACGCCGAGCGCCTGCCCGCGGACCTGAGCGATCGGCAGTGCTTCGTGCTGGACCCCATGCTGGCAACCGGCGGCTCGCTCGGCATGGCGATCGAGTTCCTCTTCGACCGCGGTGCGCAGGACGTCACCGCGATCTGCCTCCTTGGTGCGCCCGAGGGTGTTGCCGCGATCGAGAAGCAGGTGGATGGTCGCGACGTGACGCTGGTGCTGGGTGCGATGGACGAGCGCCTCAACGAGCGCGGCTACATCGTGCCCGGACTCGGCGACGCCGGCGATCGCCTCTAC